A stretch of DNA from Tsuneonella amylolytica:
CCGGCTCGACCTTCAGCGTGTTCATCAAGGGCGGCGAGGCCGAATGCTTCCGCTTCCTCGATTCGCTGACGATCGCCAAGCTGGCGGTCAGCCTCGGCGGCACGGAAACCCTCGCCAGCCACCCGGCTTCGATGACGCACCTGTCGGTGCCCGACGAGCGCAAGGTAAGCCTCGGTATCAGCGACAACCTGGTGCGGATCAGCATCGGCATCGAGGATGCCGACGACCTCATCGCCGATTTCGCACAGGCGCTCGACGCGGTCTGAGGCAGCTTGGTGCAGGCCTCGGGGCTGGGCCCCGAGGCCTCAGCCGCCCATCAGTTCCCGAACGAACGGGATGAGGCCGGTCTGGCGGGTGCGCTCCATCCGCTCGGCATGAAGGATCTCGCGCACTTTCGCGAAGCACGCGTCGACATCGTCGTTGATCACGACGTACTCGTATTCCGCCCAGTGACTGATCTCGCCGCGGGCGCGGTCCATGCGGCTCGCGATGACGTCGGCGCTGTCCTGCGCGCGCGATTCGAGGCGGCGACGCAGTTCCGGCAGGCTGGGCGGCAGGATGAAGACGCTGACCACGTCCTGACGGTCCTTCTGGTAGAGTTGCTGCGTGCCCTGCCAGTCGATGTCGAACAGGAAATCCTGCCCGTCCTTGAGCGCCCCGCGGATGTGCCCCTTGGGCGTACCGTAGCGGTGGCCGAAAACGTGGGCCCACTCGTAGAAATCGTCCTCCTCCACCATCCGGTCGAAGGTCGCCTCGTCGACGAAGTGATAGTGGACGCCGTCGATTTCCCCCGGCCTTGGCGTTCGGGTCGTCGCGCTGACCGACAGTTTGATGCTGTCCTCCGCTTCGAGAAGCATGCGACTGATCGTCGTCTTGCCGGCGCCCGACGGAGACGACAGTACGAACATGAGGCCGCGGCGCTTTAAGGCTTCGGATTGGGTATCGGGCATGGCCGCTCTTGCGCCCGAGCGGCCCGGCGAATCAACCCCCGCGACGAACCTATTCGTCGACTTCCGTCTTGCGCAGCGCCTTGTCGCCCGCGCGCTTGGCCGAGCGGCGCGACTGGCTGCGATCGAACAGCGTCTTGGCGAGCAGCCCGCCGCTCACGAGGATCGCGCCGGGCACCGAGCGGGTGGCGAAACGCGAGACAGCATAGCCGGCCAGCGCCTGCTTGACCGAGCGGTTGTCGACCATCTTCTGGGCGCTGTGTTTGCCATAGCGATTGGCGAGCAACCCCTTCTCCAGCGTCGTGCGCATCAGCCGACCGCCGGCGCGCAGCAGCACGTCGTGGATGATGAGATTGGTCGCAGGGTTCGGACTGGGCCCGGGCACGCCGGTGTCGTTGCCGCTCGCTTTGGTAATCGCCCGGTCGACCGCGCGACTACCCTTGCTGCTGATCCGCGCTCCGAGCTTTTTCGTTTTGCTGGCCACCGCCGCTCCCCTGCTGAGCGGCGCCGGAAGGTGGGCCGCGAACCTACTTCTTGCGGCCGAAGTCGACCGTGACGACGTTCGATCCGTCGTCGCTTTCAGTAACGGCGGGATGCGGCGCCTGTTCCGGCGAGTCGTTCTCGGCCGCCTCATGCGCTTCGGGCATCATGTCGGCGACGGTCGCCTGGAACTGCAGGCCGAAGTCGACCGCCGGGTCCACGAACGCAGTGATCGCCGCGAACGGTATCTCGAGCTTGGCAGGCACCTGGTTGAAGGTGAGTCCGACGGTGAACCCGTCGTCGTCCACGCCCAGATCCCAGAATTTGTTCTGCAGGACGATGGTCATCTCGTCCGAGAACCGCTCCTTGAGATGGGGCGGGATGGATACACCGGGCGCGCCGGTCTTGAAGGTGATGTAGAAGTGGTGGTTGCCGGGCAGCGTGCCGCCCGATGCCTGCACCTCGCCCAGCACACGGCCGACCACGGCGCGCAATGCTTCCTGCACGATCTCGTCGTAGGGGATCAGGCTGTCGGGGGCTTCGTCGTCGCTCATCGCGTGCACAGGTGGCTTGGGCCGCGGGCGCGGTCAAGCGGCAAAGCGGCTGACGATTGTCGACAAGCGGGGATTGCTTGCACCGCCCCGCCCGCCGCGTATAGGCCCGCCGCATGCGGACCGGACGTATCGAGCGCAACACAAGCGAAACAAGGATCCTCGTCGAGGTCGATCTCGATGGGACGGGTGCGTACGACGTATCCACCGGTATCGGTTTCCTCGACCACATGACCGAGCAGTTCAGCCGCCATTCGCTGATCGACGTGACCATGCGCGTGGAAGGCGACCTCCACGTCGACCAGCACCATACCACCGAAGACAGCGCCATCGCGCTGGGCCAGGCGCTCGCGCAGGCGCTCGGCGACAAGGGCGGGATCGGGCGTTACGGCAGCGTCTATTCGCCGATGGACGAGACGCTCGCCCGGGTCGCGCTCGATATTTCGGGCCGTCCCTATTTCGTGTGGCGGGCCGCCTTCACCCAGGAAAAGCTGGGCGAGTGGGACACCGAGCTCGTCGAGCACTGGTTCCACTCCATCAGCCAGGCGTGCGGGATCACGCTCCATTGCGAGCTCGTCTACGGCACCAACAACCACCACATCTGCGAGGCGCTGTACAAGGGCTTCGCCCGCGCCATGCGCACGGCGGTGGAGATCGACCCGCGCAAGGGCGGTGCGGTGCCGAGCACCAAGGGCCAGCTGGGCGGCTGACGCATGGCCGAAGCGATCGCCCTCATCGACTACGGCGCGGGCAACCTCCATTCGGTGCACAACGCGCTTCGGGCGGCGGGCGCGGGTCACGTTCACGTGACCGCCGATCCCGACATCGTGCGCGGAGCGCAGCGGATCGTCCTGCCCGGGGTGGGCAGCTTCAAGGCCTGCGCCAACGGCCTGAAGGCCATTCCCGGCCTTGTCGAGGCGCTGGAGGAGCGCGTGCTCGAAGGGGGCGTACCGTTCCTCGGCATTTGCGTCGGGATGCAGCTTCTCGCCACGCGGGGGAAGGAACACGGAACGACCAGGGGGCTCGGCTGGATTGCCGGGGAAGTCCGGCCCATCGAGCGCAGCGATCCCGCCATCAAGGTGCCGCACATGGGCTGGAACGACGTGCGGCCCATGCGCCACGCGGACGGCGCGTCCCTGATCGAGGCAGGCGAAGCATACTTCCTGCACTCGTTTCACTTCGCCGTTGCCGACGGTCATCACGTCGCCGCGATGACCGACCACGGCGGCGGACTGGTCGCGGCGGTGGCGCGCGACAACATCGTCGGAGTGCAGTTCCACCCGGAAAAGAGCCAGGCGTACGGCCTCGATCTGCTCGCCCGGTTTCTCGACTGGCGGCCTTAGCCTCGGAACACCGGCCTGCCGCGTTCGTCTCTTGCCCGTAACCCCGAGGAGACGAACACGATGGCCGATGCCGATACCCGCAACCTGTCCGATGCCCACACCGCGCGCACTCCGCTGGAAGGGCGCAAAGCCATCATCACCGGCGGCACGACGGGGATCGGCCGCGCGATCGGCATCCTGCTCGCAAGCTACGGCGTCGAGATTTTCACCTGCGGCCGCACGCAAGCCCATCTCGACGACGCGCTCGAACGGATGAACGAGGTCGGCAAGGCCGGCGGCATCGCCTGTGATGTCTCGGACCCCGAACAGCTCGACCGCTTCTTCGCGCAGGCCGACGAAACGCTGGGCGACTGGGACATCGCGGTCGTCAACGCCGCCGTCCCGGCCGAAGGCGTGACCGACATGAGCGAGGACGAGATGCGCTACGCCATCGCGACCGACTTCACCGCCTATCTCGTCAGCGCGCACAAGGCGGTGGCGAAGCTGAAGGACAAGGGCGACATCGTCCTCATCGGGTCGTACTCCACCCACAAGCTTGGGCCCGGCTCGACTGTCTATGCGGGCTGCAAGGCTGGCGTCCACGGGTTCGCCGAGGCCCTTCGGCGCGAGGTGTCGGAGGACGGCATCAAGGTCAGCCTCGTGGTGCCCGCGCTCACCGGCAGCGACTTCCAGTATCCCGATATCCCCGCCGACGAGCAGCGCGAGAAGATCAACGCCGAAGAGATGCTGCGGGCCGAGGACATCGCGGTCGCAGTGCACTTTGCCCTCACCCAGCCGCGCCGTGCGGTGATCCAGGAAATGGTCGTGATGCAGCGGCAGACCGACGCCTGATTGAGACGCTTTGCGCGGCCCCGCCGCGCTGCTAGGCGCGCGGCCATGATCGTCTTTCCCGCCATCGATTTGAAAGCTGGCGAGGTCGTCCGCCTCGCCGAAGGCGATATGGACCGCGCGACCGTCTACGGCAGCGATCCCGCAGCGCAGGCGCTGCTGTTCGCCGAAGCGGGTGCCGAACATCTCCACGTGGTCGATCTCGACGGCTCGTTCGCCGGACGGGCCGAGAACCGCGCGGCGGTGGAAGCCATTGTGTCCGCGTTTCCCGGCTGGGTGCAGCTCGGTGGCGGCATCCGCACGGCAGAGGCGGTCGAGGGCTGGTTCGACCTCGGGGTGGCGCGGGTCGTGATGGGCTCGGCGGCGCTCAAGGACCCGCAATTCGTCAAGGACATGGCACGCGAGTTCGAGAACGGCATCGTCGTGGCGGTCGATGCGAAGGACGGCATGGTCGCGACCGAAGGCTGGGCCGACGTCAGCGACGTGCCGGTGGTCGATCTCGCCCGCCGGTTCGAGGATGCCGGCGTCGCCAGCCTGCTGTTCACCGACATCGGCCGCGACGGAATGCTGAAAGGGATCAACATCGACGCAACCCTCGACCTCGCGCGCAGGGTCGATATCCCGGTGATCGCCAGCGGCGGGGTCAAGGGCATCGACGACATTCACATCCTCTCGCTCCACGCGAAGGAGGGTGTCGAGGGCGTGATTACCGGCCGCGCGCTCTACGAAGGGCGGCTCGACCTCGCCGCGGCGATCGCGATGGCGAACCGGTGAGCGCAGGTCTTTCGCGCCATTTCCTGCCCGCCGTAGCCGGCGCGCTGGTCTCCTTTGCAGTCCGCCTGGCCGTCGGCGATCTGGAGATCGCCCTCGTCGGTGTCGTGGTCTTCTTCGCCATCTATGCCGTGCTGGCCCTGCTGACCCGGGCGATGAACAAGCCCGCCGCGCCCACTGCCTTCGCGGTCATATCGGCCGTGGCCACGACCGTCGCCTTTCTCGTGAGCCATTCGTCATGACCGTCCGCATCCGCGTCATCCCCTGCCTCGACGTGCGCGACGGGCGCGTGGTGAAGGGTGTGAACTTCGTCGACCTGAAGGATGCCGGCGATCCGGTCGAGCAGGCAAAGGCCTACGACGACGCGGGCGCGGACGAACTGTGCTTCCTCGACATTTCGGCCAGCCACGAAGGGCGCGGCACGCTGCTCGACGTGGTGCGGCGCACGGCGGAAGTATGCTTCATGCCGCTCACCGTCGGGGGCGGGGTCCGCTCGGTCGAGGATGCCCGCGCGCTGCTCCTGGCGGGCGCGGACAAGATCGCGGTGAACAGCGCCGCGGTCGCGCGGCCCGAACTGGTGGGCGAGATCGCGGCGAAGTTCGGCAGCCAGTGCGTCGTCGCCAGCGTGGATGCGCGGCGCAGCGGGGCGGGCTGGCAGATCTTCACCCACGGCGGGCGCAAGCCGACGCATATCGACGCGGTCGAGCACGCGGCGAAACTGGCCGAACTGGGCGCAGGCGAGCTGCTCGTCACCTCGATGGACGGCGACGGGACGAAAGCCGGCTACGACCTCGCGCTCACCCGCGAGATCGCCGATGCGGTCTCGGTTCCGGTCGTCGCCAGCGGCGGGGTCGGCAACCTCCAGCATTTTGTCGAGGGGGTGACGCTGGGCCACGCGAGCGCCGTTCTGGCGGCCAGCATCTTCCACTTCGGCACGCATACCATCGCCGAAGCACACCAGGCGCTGCGCGATGCAGGCCTCCCCGCACGCGGCGTCTGATCGAACCGCCGCCGACTTAAGCGGAACCGCCCGTTGCGTCCCGCGCCGGTACACGGATTACGCGGCGGTTGGCGAATCTGCGCGCGAAGCGTTGGGCTGGCCCGCATGGACCATGTAGCCACGTCTCTCCTCCTCGCGCTCACCGCTCCGGTGCAGGCCGCAGGGACGGTGGTGACCGAACCGTCCACCCTCGCCCTCTTCGCGCTCGGCATAGTGGGCGTTATCGTGGGCCGTCACGGTTCGCGCGGCAAGCGCGACTAGCGCCTTGACCTGACCGGCCCGCTGCCGCCATGCCGCCGCGCATGGACACGCTCGCCCGCCTCGAAGCCACCATCGCCAGCCGCCTCGCCGCCGGCGACGCCAGCGCCAGCTACGTCGCGCAGCTTCATGCGCGCGGCCTGCCGGTCGTCGCGCGCAAGCTGGGCGAGGAAGCGGTCGAGACGATCGTCGCGGCATTGTCGAGCACGCGCGAGGACCTGATCGGGGAAGCGGCCGACGTATTGTTCCACCTCCTCGTCCTGCTGGCCGAAAAGGGCGTCACGCTCAACGAGGTGCTTGCCGAACTCGACCGTCGGGACGGCGTGTCCGGACTGGACGAAAAGGCCGCGAGGCCGAGCGCAAGCGAGACAGCCTGATGCCGATCGACCCCACCCTCCCTTACGACGAGGCGAACATCTTCGCGAAGATCCTGCGCGGCGAAATCCCGTCGAAGAAGGTCTACGAGGACGATCACGCCCTCGCCTTTCACGACATCGCCCCGCAGGCTCCGGTGCACATCCTCGTGATCCCCAAGGGTGCCTACGTCAGCTGGGACGACTTCACCGCCAAGGCGTCCGATGCCGAGATCGCGGGGTTCGCCCGCGCAGTCGGGCATGTCGCGCGCGAGGCGGGGCTGGTCGATGCGGGATACCGCGTACTTTACAACGTGGGAGTCAACGGCGGGCAGGAAGTGCCCCACCTCCACGCGCACATCTTCGGCGGCAAGCCGCTCGGTCGGATGATCGGGTGAACGACACCACCTGACTTTCGTAAGCTTGCCAGCGGACTCGCGCCCCGTCTAAGGCCGCCTTCGCATGAGCGTACAACCCACATTGCCGGGCGGAACCATCGATGGCGCCCGCCACCTATTCGCGGTGCGCGCGTATTACGAGGACACCGACCTGTCGGGCATTGTTTATCATGCCAACTACCTGCGCTGGTTCGAACGCGCCCGCAGCGACCTCGTCCGCATGCTCGGCATCGACCAGCGCGCGGCGATCGAAAGCGGCGAAGGCGCTTACGCCGTGGCCGACCTTCACATCCGCTATGCCCGCCCGGCGAAGCTCGACGACACGATCGTGATCGAGAGCACCTGCACCGAAATGGGCGCGGCGAGCGTCCGCATCCGGCAGAGGGCCGTCCGGACCGCAGAAGCCGGGGACGGCGAACTGATCGCCGAACAGGTCGTGCGGGTCGGCTTCGTCGATCCCGCCGGTCGCCCGCGCCGCCAGCCCGCCGAATGGCGCGCGGCGTTCGCCAAGTTTTCCGAAGGACACAAATGACCGATCTCATCACCCTCGCCGCGGCCACGGCCGGCCCCGGCAGGCTCGACCCCGTCCAGCTGTTCCTCGATGCCGACATCGTCGTGCAGGCCGTCATGCTCGGGCTGCTGCTCGCCAGCGTGTGGACCTGGACGATCATCGTCAGCTTCAGCATGCGGATGGCCGCCGTCCGCCGCCGCTGCCGCGACTACGAGACCGACTTCTGGGAAGCCGACAGCTTCGACGCGCTGATGGCCAAGCGCGGCAAGAAGGACATCGCCAGCGCCCGCGTCGCCGCCGCCGGCATGCGCGAATGGAAGGCGTCGGTGAAGAATGGCCGCGTGGCCGACCGCGACGGTCTGCGCCAGCGTTTGGCGGGCGCGATGCACGGACAGGTCGCCGTGGAGGCCGACGAGCTCGCCAACCGCCTCAACTTCCTGGCCACGGTGGGGTCGGTCGCGCCCTTCGTCGGGCTTTTCGGCACCGTCTGGGGCATCATGAACAGCTTCTTCCAGATCGGGCAGCAGCAGAATTCCAGCCTCGCGGTCGTCGCGCCGGGCATTTCGGAGGCGCTGTTCGCGACGGCGATCGGCCTGTTCGCGGCGATCCCGGCGGTCATCGCCTACAACCGCTTCAGCCATTCGGTGAACGCGTTCGAGGCGCGGATGCAGCGCTTCGCCGACCGCTTCCACACCAGCCTCAGCCGCGAGATCGAGGCGCACTGATGGCAATGGGCCTTCACCGCGCCGGTGCCCGCGGGGGCAGCCGCGCCCGCACCCCGATGGCGGAAATCAACGTCACCCCGCTTGTCGACGTAATGCTGGTGCTGCTGATCATCTTCATGGTCACCGCGCCGCTCCTCACCGCCGGTGTCCCGATCGAACTGCCCGACAGCCGCGCCAATCCGGTCGACCAGGATCCCGAGCAGGTGACCATCTCGATCGACCGCGACGGATACATCTTCATCGACAAGGCGCGGGTGGAGGTTGGCGGCTTCCCGCAGGCGCTCGAAAGCGTGCGTCCGGCGGGCGGAGAGCCGCCGGTCGTCACCCTGCGCGCCGACAAGGGGTTGGACTACGGCCGGGTCATGGCGGTCATGGGCGAACTCAACCGGGCCGGTTTCAATTCGATCAGCCTGGTCACGAACGGATCGGTGCCCGCGGACGCGGTCATGGGCGGTTCAGTCGAAGCGCCATAGCCCCGCGTCAAATGGTATTCGCCGATCTCCGCACCGAAGAGAAGCTGGGCCTCGGCATAGCGCTCGCGCTGCACGTGGCGCTGGCGGCCGCGCTGCTGGTGCAGCCGGAAACGCGCGCCGTGGTGCCGCCGGTCGAGAAGATGACGGTCAACCTCACGACCGACGTGGGCCTGACCGCGACCGCGCCCGATCCCGTTCCCACCAGCGCGGCGGCCAGCGCGCCGGTGTTCTCGCCCGAACCCGCCGCGCCCGAGCCGGTCGCCGCCCCCGAACCCGCCCCTGCGCCGGAGCCATTCGTTCAGCCGCGGCCGGAACCGCCGCGAGCCAAGCCCGTCGAGCGCGCGGTCGCCAAACCGCAGCCCGCGCCGGTCCGCAAGCCTGCGACCAAACCGCAGCCCAAGCCGGTCGAGCGTACCGCCGCGGCCCCCCAGCCCAAGGCCCAGCCCAAACCTGCGACCCAGCCGCGCCGCGTCGCGAGCACAGCCACCCGGCAACCGAGCACGTCGAAGCCTGCCGGTGCCAGCCGCGTCGGCAGCGATTTCCTCGCCGGGGCGGGCGACAGCACGACCACCCGCGAGACGCGCACCCCCGCCAGCCAGATCGGCGCGAGCGCAAAGGCCAGCCTGTTCCAACAGATCGCCAAGGAACTGCGCCCCAAGTGGCAACCGCCCAGCGGCCCCGAGGTCGAGAAGCTGGTGACCAAGGTCCGGTTTCGCCTGAACGCCGACGGCAGCCTGATCGGCCGGCCCGAAGTCGTGCGCCAGACGGGTGAGACCGACACCAACAAGCCCCAGGCCAGCCGCCACGCCGAACAGGCCATCCGCGCGGTGCAACTGGCCGCCCCGTTCGACTTGCCCGAGGAATACTACGAGGCATTCAAGGTCGTGACGGTCGATTTCGATTGGAAGCTCGCACAATGAAATTGCTCTTCGCCACCCTCCTCATGCTCTCCGCAGCGCCCGTCATGGCCCAGGACCTGGGGCAAAAGCCGCCGAGCGATACGCCGGTCGTGACCACCGAAGAGGAAGGCCTGTCGGGCTCGGTCAGCTTTGAAGGCAACCTGGAAGACCTCGGCATCGCCATCCCCGGCTTCGCGACCGACGCCAACGCGCCGACCCCGGCCAACGCCAGCGGCACCGCCGCGCTGGGGCGGGAACTGGCGCAGGTGGTCTTCAACGACCTGCGCAACAACGGCCTGTTCAAGCCGACCGGCCCCGCCGGCCTGCCGCAGCCGACCTATCCCGAGATCACCTCGCCCGCCTGGGGCACGTGGACCGGGCGCGGCACAGAGATGCTGGTGCAGGGCTACGTCCGCGCCGCCGGCGACGGGCGGCTGACGGTCGGGTGCTATCTCTACGACGTGGCGCTCAACCGCGAACTGGCGCGCGCGGGCTGGGTCGTCACCCCCACCGACTGGCGCCGCGCGGCGCACAAGTGTGCCGACCTCGTCTATTCGCGCCTGTCGGGCGAAAGCCCGTTCTTCGACAGCCGCATCGCCTACATCGCGGAGACGGGGCCCAAGGACAACCGCGTCAAGCGGCTAGCCATCATGGACACCGACGGGGCGAACCACCGCTTCATCACCACGGGCCGCGCGACCGCGCTGACCCCGCGCTATTCGCCCGACTACCGCAGGCTGATGTACCTCTCCTACGTCGACGGCAATCCGCGCATCTACACCTACGATATCGGTACCGGCCGCCAGACCCTCGTCACGCAGAGCCGGAACCCGACCTTCGCCCCGCGCTGGTCGCCCGACGGGCGCTCGGTACTCTATTCGATGGCCGTCAACGGCAACACCGATATCTACCGCGTCAGTGCGGAAGGCGGCCAGAGCGTGCGGCTGACCGACGGACCGGGCATCGACATCGGCGGATCGTATTCGCCGGACGGCCGGCAGATCGTGTTCGAGAGCGATCGCTCGGGCAACCAGCAGTGCTACGTCATGAATGCGGACGGGTCGAACCAGCGCCGCATCAGCTTCGGCGACGGGCGCTGCGCCACGCCCGAATGGAGCCCGCGCGGCGACCAGATCGCCTTCACCAACGCCAGCAGCTTCAACATCTCGGTCATGTCGCCTTCGGGCGGCGGGGTGCGCACCCTCACCAACGGCTGGCAGGACGAGGCCCCGACATGGGCGCCCAACGGCCGCGTGATCCAGTTCTTCCGGACCGAGCGCGGCTCCGGGCGCACGGGGCTTTACCAGGTCGATCTCACCGGCAAGAACCTGCGCAAGCTGACCACGCCGGTCGACGGTTCCGACCCCGCCTGGGGACCGATCCTGCCGTAAGCGCATTCGTATCATATCCAATCCGTGCGGGTCGCGCCGCCTGAATACCCTGAGGAGACGCCTTATGAACCGCAACGTCCTGCTCGCCGGCCTGATGGCCGGGACCGCCCTGCTCGGTGCGTGCAAGAAGGATCCGCCGGCCTCGCTGCCGCCCGAGCCCGAGGCCACCACCAGCACCGCCAATCCGGGCGACATGACCGGCGGGGTCGCGCAGCCGGGCTCACAGGAGCATTTCGTGCAGGGCGTGAACGGTCAGAACGTGATCTACTTCGACACCAACCGCTACAACGTCGACAGCGCCGATGCCGCCGCCCTCCAGACGCAGGCGATGTACCTCGGCCAGTATCCGCAGGTCACGATAACGATCGAAGGGCACGCCGACGAGCGCGGCACCCGCGAATACAACCTGGCGCTGGGCGAACGGCGCGCGAATGCGGCGAAGAACTACCTTGTCGGGCTCGGCGTATTGGCGGCCCGCATCAGCGTGGTAAGCTACGGCAAGGAACGCCCGGTCGCGCTGGGTTCGGACGAACAGGCGTGGGCGCAGAACCGCCGCGCCGTCTCGGTCGTCGTCAACTGAGGGGGATGAGCGTCGGCAGCGCCGGCAGGTGCGGCAGTTCGAGCCCGGCTTCCATCGGGATCAGCCCCGCCCCGCCGCGCGCGCCGTCGCCGATGGCCGGCGCCGACAGCGCGAGCGCACTCATGGCCAGAACACTGGCAACGGCGGCGAATACGAACTGCTTGCTGGGTCTGGGCATCGTGCGTTTCATTTAGGAACCTGATTTTCGCAATGCAACAAAACCCTTTCCGATTGGTTCCTGCGCGCCTTTCCTTCCCTTCGCCGGGTGCCTAGGTAGCGGCGATGGTTGGCGCACGCAGATCCATGGACTGGGGCTTTCCCCGCTGGCGCGGCTACAGCGAATCGCGCGAAGCGGCGACGGTGCGTATGTGCGACCGCCACGGCTGCGATCAGGCGGGCATCTGCCCCGCCCCCAAGAGCCCGAACAGCCCCGACAAGTGGATGTTCTGCCAGAAGCACGCGGCCGAATACAATTCGAAGTGGGACTACTTCGAAGGCCTGTCCAAGGAAGAGGCCGCGAGCCGGGCCGCCGACGAGAAGCGCGACAATGCCGGCTATGCCGAGGCGAGCCACTACGGCTGGGCCGGCAGCGGCGACGGCAGCCGCAGCGCCGACGAGATGCGCGCGCTGGAAGCTCTCGAACTCGAGGCCGACGCCGACTTCCCGGCGATCAAGAAGGCTTACCGCGAACGCGCGAAGAAGGTCCACCCCGACGTCGCCCCCGGAGACGCGGC
This window harbors:
- a CDS encoding J domain-containing protein yields the protein MVGARRSMDWGFPRWRGYSESREAATVRMCDRHGCDQAGICPAPKSPNSPDKWMFCQKHAAEYNSKWDYFEGLSKEEAASRAADEKRDNAGYAEASHYGWAGSGDGSRSADEMRALEALELEADADFPAIKKAYRERAKKVHPDVAPGDAAAAAEFQKLQVAYEVLRQAEDRREWKG
- the tolB gene encoding Tol-Pal system beta propeller repeat protein TolB produces the protein MKLLFATLLMLSAAPVMAQDLGQKPPSDTPVVTTEEEGLSGSVSFEGNLEDLGIAIPGFATDANAPTPANASGTAALGRELAQVVFNDLRNNGLFKPTGPAGLPQPTYPEITSPAWGTWTGRGTEMLVQGYVRAAGDGRLTVGCYLYDVALNRELARAGWVVTPTDWRRAAHKCADLVYSRLSGESPFFDSRIAYIAETGPKDNRVKRLAIMDTDGANHRFITTGRATALTPRYSPDYRRLMYLSYVDGNPRIYTYDIGTGRQTLVTQSRNPTFAPRWSPDGRSVLYSMAVNGNTDIYRVSAEGGQSVRLTDGPGIDIGGSYSPDGRQIVFESDRSGNQQCYVMNADGSNQRRISFGDGRCATPEWSPRGDQIAFTNASSFNISVMSPSGGGVRTLTNGWQDEAPTWAPNGRVIQFFRTERGSGRTGLYQVDLTGKNLRKLTTPVDGSDPAWGPILP
- the pal gene encoding peptidoglycan-associated lipoprotein Pal, coding for MNRNVLLAGLMAGTALLGACKKDPPASLPPEPEATTSTANPGDMTGGVAQPGSQEHFVQGVNGQNVIYFDTNRYNVDSADAAALQTQAMYLGQYPQVTITIEGHADERGTREYNLALGERRANAAKNYLVGLGVLAARISVVSYGKERPVALGSDEQAWAQNRRAVSVVVN